The genomic interval CATCAATATTTTTAAAATAAATTAAAAATGCATAAGTCAATGATATGAAAAAAATTGTTTTACCTGGATTGAACAAAGTATAATATTTGAACTTGTAAAATAGTCTACAATTATTCATGATACAGCCTCTATTGAGTTTATGTGCTCTAATAGGTCTTTTATCTTCCTAATCTCACCTTCCCTATCCCTAGACCAGTTCTGTGACCAAACCCTATGAATCTTCCAACCTCTTGCCTCGAGGAGACTCTGTCTTGCCTTATCTCGATCTCGAGCATAATCAGATGAGTGAAAGATTGCTCCGTCGCACTCGATACCTAACATGTAAGTATTCTCAATATTCGGATGTTCAATACCAAGATCAATATAGAAACCACATGTACCAATTTCAGTGTCAACTTTATAACCAAGCTTTTCAATTTCATTTTTTACATCTAAATTAAAACGGCTAGGCTTTCTTTGAGAAGCAACGCCCCCCCTAGGGAACATATCTAATATATTATTAGCTGTAGTTAAGTTTTTATCCGATACCGCTTTTGCAAAATGTAAATAACGAGCAAAACAAGTAACGTCAGGTTTATCTCTAAATGCTTCTTCAGAAGTTTCTAGAACACTCGGATCAAACGAGCAAAATATTTTCATCTTCTTCTTAGCTCTTGTTATTGCAACATTAAGTCTTCTTCCACCACCTTTGGTTGACAACGGTCCAAATGCCTTTCTTAAGACACCTCCAACTTTTGCAGGAGCATAACCAACAGACATAATGATATAATCTCTCTCATCTCCCTGTACGTTCTCAAGATTTTTATTAAAAAAACCAACAAAGGCACCATCTTCTGTATAATTCCAAGCTTGTTCTAATACTTCTGCAAATTTAGAATCTTTCTCCGCTTCTTTATCTAATAGTTTTTCTATAGTTTTTTGTTGTGAAACACCCATTGATATAACACCTATTGATGCTCCAGGGTCTTTCTTTAGTATTTGTACAATTTCATCAACGATTAGCTGTCCTTCAACAGGATTACCTTCTTTACTTGTAAAGTAAGCATCTTCTACGGAAACGAATTCAAGACAGTCGTTGTTTACCAACGTTTGAGGATTTGGAGGTGCTATTAATCGCCCACCATAAAATGCAAAATTTGAAAATGCAATAAGTGCTTCAGCTTGACTCCTGTAATGCCACTCTAGCAATACATCCGGATAAGATTTTAATGCCTGATCTAGTAAGCTTTCCCCAAGCTCTAGATCTTCATCCTCATCATAGTCATCATCAATTTTTGAAGAAAAGAAATTAGTTGGTGGCATTTGTTTGTTATCACCTACAACAATCATATTTTGCGCTCTAAAAATACAGGGTATAGAGTCTTCAATTCTTACCTGACTAGCTTCATCAAAGATAACGACATCGAATAACTCTTTAACATTAGGAAGTACCTGAGAAATACTTAAAGGACTCATAAGCCAACATCGTTTCAAAGAGATCATAGAACTTAAAGCACCACTTTCCATTACTTCTCGAGGTGGTTTTATTTTTCGCTTTTTCTGTGCTTCACGCCCAAGTAAACTTAATGACCCAGGATTAATACTTCTAGTTTCTTCTTTTGCTTTTGCAATATTATTACCTACTGACTTAAATGCTGTTTCACGGTGTCGATCAATTACATCTTTTAAACGATTTAAATTTTTCTCATGTAAGTCAGAATCAAAACGTTGTAACGACTTATCGCTCTGATAAAGTTTTTCATACCAACCTTTTACTGCTTGGCTAAAAGCATATTCATAAAAGCCCATATTAACATTCATATATTCTAGGTATATATTACGAAATGATAGCAATTGTTTGGATCTCTCAATGTCATCTATTACATTATGGAATGACTCTATGGTATTGATATATTCCGAGTCCTTTTCTGTTTCAATTACAAAATCTTTAACTTCACTAAGCTTTACGTTTTGTAGATCAATCTTGAAATTAGAATAACCGACAACTTTATTCACATCTTTAGAAAGCTCCTCAAAAAGTTCTTTTCTTCTATGGACCAGATCTGAAACATAGTTATAATCATCATAGATTGCATCAAATTCATCTGGATTGTATGCACTATCGATTATACGACAACCACCAATTAGATTAATATTTTGGGCCAATTCAGAAGAGTTATTAAAAGCTATATCTAATCTCTCTAAATGATCACTATCTCTAAGACTATCATTAAACCCAACAGCACCGATTGTTTCTAAGCGACTAAGCGTCTCGTTTAAATTATCAAAACATGAGATCCATGACTTGATTTGGTGATTAAGATCTATCCGAGTATCTTTACTTAACAAGTAGCTCTTTAATATTTTTCTATTTCTCCAAAAACTAGCTGTAAAAAAATCTAAAAAGCCACGAGGAACAGAATAGTAAGATGCCAAATCATTCATTACACCATAGTCAGCGGAATCTCTAAAAAGTAAAAACTCAGATAGAGTTTTCTTTATATTATTAAGTTCATTTGATATTGAAGACTTAAACAACTCTAGTTCATCATATGAGTTTTTATAATTCTTCAATAATAGGCGTGTGAAATTTTGGGTTTCCTTATCTAGAATACTCGCTCTACCTTGAATTTTTTCAATCTTTGCACCCGGAAATTTTTCAAGGCATATTCTATCAATATCTATAATTTCATCAATATTCTTATAAATTTTTGAAAAACAATTATTAAGAATTTGTTGATTCATCTCAGTCAGCTGAAACCCTTCTTGCTTATTAAGCCATTTATTTTGTGTCAAGTTTGGCACTTTATCCTTTAAGGTATTTAAATCTTGAATAGAAATTCTTAATTTCTCAAAGTCTTCATACTTCAATGGCCCAAAATAATTCGCTGTATTTAAATCTAAACCGATATGTGAATATTTAGAGTATAGAGCAAATAAATCCCTAATCTCCAAACCAGAGTTTTCATCAATACCTTTAATTGAATCAAAATACTCTTCAACTCTATTCTTATGTTCATCCAGGTCTTTACTTACACGATCCCATTCCAAAGAAACCTGGTTATCATATGGATCATTTATCACCTCGACAAAGGAATTGTAGAATTCACTTCTATCTAAATCAGAACTATGAATAACAACTGACTGTTGATCCAAATTACATTTTTTTAGTCTTTGATAAACAACATCGAGAGCTGTTCTTTTTTCAGCAACAAAAAGAACCTTCTTATTTTCAGCAAGTAGCTGAGCTATTAAATTAGTAATTGTTTGACTCTTACCCGTTCCAGGTGGTCCTTGAATAACGATAGCTTTTTCAGATTTTGCAGAGCTTATGGCTAAATGTTGTGAAGAATCTATATCGACAACGAAGTAATTTTCTTTCTCAGTATATTTATTTAATTCTGAAATTTTACTTTTATCGACAGGAGTTGGCACCTTAGCACCAAGTAGTAGCTCCGTTATTAACGAGTGATCACCTTCTTCTATGATTTTATTATAATCGTTATAAAGTGCCATCTTAGAAGCATCAAGATGATCAACATAAAATATATCCTGAATAATGAAGTTATTATTTTTAATATTTGTATATATTTTTAATTCTTCTTCATTAAAGAATTCATTAATATCAACATTCTTTTTACCAATAATTTCACCATTCTCATCTTTTACTGGCACTGTCCTTGGAGGAACTCTTAAAAGTTCTCTTTGTTCACTATTTGTTTCAATATCAATACTACACTTAGAAAATTCTTCTTTAATTGTCTCTAAAACTTCTCTGTAGTTCATGTCAGCATAAGCTTCCTCTAAATCGATTGAAAATTCATTTTTAAGCATTATTCTTAAAGTTGGATTTATACTGATTTCTTCACTTTCAAGAACTAAGTCGTACTTCTTACCTTTAGCCTTTGTAATATCAACAGGAATTTTAAACAATGGAGAAACGTAGAATTCATCATTTGAGTCATCTTTCTTTTTCCATAATAAAAATGGCCCGAGAAGCCACGCCCCACTTAGACCAAACTCTTTTTGATAACTATTATCTGCTAAGCGTGTTTTATCAATTCTCTTTTCCAAACTTGGATTTAAAAATTGATTTAACAAAAAGTGCTTATCTAGACTCATTTTAGTTTTTGCAAATAAGTCATTAGTTTTATTACTTTCTATTGTTATAGGTTCGAAAGTTTCTTGGTATTCTTCTTTATTTTTGGTTTCTATACTAGTTGCTAACCTAGTTAGAGGAATTGCCTTAGAAGATTCTTTGTAAAAGAGTTCTTTATTTCTTCTAGTAAAATTACAAAGTAAAATTTTATACTTTTCGAGTAGTCTATTGATTAGATTCTTATTTTCCATAACCTTCCACTTTAATAAATTAATGTAATGATTAAGTACTTAATCGACTAAAATGGGGTTAAATATTAAGGAAAATCAATCATTTAGCTAACATTAAGGTTACGTGTATAACTTACTTAAAATACTTAAGTTTATAATTTCAGATTCCTTAGAGCATCCGTCGAAGGGTTATGACTAGAAAAATAGCTTACATTACAGTCAACTATTTTTCTCTTATGAACAATACGGTGTGAAGGCGCTAACGTTTCTTTATAATCAAGATAGGTATTGTATCTTCCATCTAGTTTTGAGATTACCCCCTCTTCAAGCCCTAAGCTTGTAACGTACAATGAGGGCATTTCTTCTCCTTCAAGTAACTTAAGTAATTTAAGATTGTCTTCATCGAATGAGAATCCAAGACAAAAAATATTTTTCGACTTATTTATGAAACTGTAATCAAGCTCCTCATGATCATTTCTAATCAAGGTAATTCCTTCTGCAGAATTAACAAGATCCATGGACTTTACTTGTTCACTAAATATATAGTTTTGTCTTTTAGAACGATTACCTATATTCTTTGGTATACATTTACCAAG from Halobacteriovorax sp. DA5 carries:
- a CDS encoding AAA domain-containing protein, with the protein product MENKNLINRLLEKYKILLCNFTRRNKELFYKESSKAIPLTRLATSIETKNKEEYQETFEPITIESNKTNDLFAKTKMSLDKHFLLNQFLNPSLEKRIDKTRLADNSYQKEFGLSGAWLLGPFLLWKKKDDSNDEFYVSPLFKIPVDITKAKGKKYDLVLESEEISINPTLRIMLKNEFSIDLEEAYADMNYREVLETIKEEFSKCSIDIETNSEQRELLRVPPRTVPVKDENGEIIGKKNVDINEFFNEEELKIYTNIKNNNFIIQDIFYVDHLDASKMALYNDYNKIIEEGDHSLITELLLGAKVPTPVDKSKISELNKYTEKENYFVVDIDSSQHLAISSAKSEKAIVIQGPPGTGKSQTITNLIAQLLAENKKVLFVAEKRTALDVVYQRLKKCNLDQQSVVIHSSDLDRSEFYNSFVEVINDPYDNQVSLEWDRVSKDLDEHKNRVEEYFDSIKGIDENSGLEIRDLFALYSKYSHIGLDLNTANYFGPLKYEDFEKLRISIQDLNTLKDKVPNLTQNKWLNKQEGFQLTEMNQQILNNCFSKIYKNIDEIIDIDRICLEKFPGAKIEKIQGRASILDKETQNFTRLLLKNYKNSYDELELFKSSISNELNNIKKTLSEFLLFRDSADYGVMNDLASYYSVPRGFLDFFTASFWRNRKILKSYLLSKDTRIDLNHQIKSWISCFDNLNETLSRLETIGAVGFNDSLRDSDHLERLDIAFNNSSELAQNINLIGGCRIIDSAYNPDEFDAIYDDYNYVSDLVHRRKELFEELSKDVNKVVGYSNFKIDLQNVKLSEVKDFVIETEKDSEYINTIESFHNVIDDIERSKQLLSFRNIYLEYMNVNMGFYEYAFSQAVKGWYEKLYQSDKSLQRFDSDLHEKNLNRLKDVIDRHRETAFKSVGNNIAKAKEETRSINPGSLSLLGREAQKKRKIKPPREVMESGALSSMISLKRCWLMSPLSISQVLPNVKELFDVVIFDEASQVRIEDSIPCIFRAQNMIVVGDNKQMPPTNFFSSKIDDDYDEDEDLELGESLLDQALKSYPDVLLEWHYRSQAEALIAFSNFAFYGGRLIAPPNPQTLVNNDCLEFVSVEDAYFTSKEGNPVEGQLIVDEIVQILKKDPGASIGVISMGVSQQKTIEKLLDKEAEKDSKFAEVLEQAWNYTEDGAFVGFFNKNLENVQGDERDYIIMSVGYAPAKVGGVLRKAFGPLSTKGGGRRLNVAITRAKKKMKIFCSFDPSVLETSEEAFRDKPDVTCFARYLHFAKAVSDKNLTTANNILDMFPRGGVASQRKPSRFNLDVKNEIEKLGYKVDTEIGTCGFYIDLGIEHPNIENTYMLGIECDGAIFHSSDYARDRDKARQSLLEARGWKIHRVWSQNWSRDREGEIRKIKDLLEHINSIEAVS